The following proteins come from a genomic window of Clostridia bacterium:
- the nusA gene encoding transcription termination factor NusA yields the protein MNVEFLQALDEITKEKGLSTEILLEAIEAALVSAYKKNFGTSQNVKVVIDRITGEVKVYNLKKVVEQENDEFLEISIENAKEINKQYEIGDTIETEVTPKKFGRIAAQTAKQVVVQRIREAERNIVYEQFLEKEDDIITGIVQRNERNNVLIDLGKVEAILPPSEQIPGEIYNVNDRIKVYITEVKKTTKGPQVLVSRTHSGLVKRLFELEVPEIHDGIVEIRGISREAGSRTKIAVHSVDENVDSVGACVGQRGMRVQAIVEELNGEKIDIIKWSEDPSEYISNALSPAKVLEVSFDEGEKFAQVVVDDYQLSLAIGKEGQNARLAAKLTGWKIDIKSKPELEED from the coding sequence ATGAATGTTGAGTTTCTGCAGGCTTTGGATGAAATTACTAAAGAAAAAGGATTGAGTACGGAAATACTGTTAGAAGCGATAGAAGCTGCTTTGGTTTCTGCTTATAAAAAGAATTTTGGTACATCCCAAAATGTAAAGGTTGTTATAGATAGAATAACAGGGGAAGTAAAAGTTTATAATCTGAAAAAGGTTGTAGAACAGGAAAATGATGAATTTCTTGAAATAAGTATTGAAAATGCAAAAGAAATCAACAAACAATATGAAATAGGGGATACAATTGAAACAGAGGTAACCCCAAAAAAATTTGGACGCATTGCAGCACAGACCGCTAAACAAGTTGTAGTACAAAGGATACGAGAGGCAGAGAGAAATATTGTATATGAGCAGTTTTTAGAAAAAGAAGATGATATAATTACTGGCATTGTTCAAAGAAATGAAAGAAACAATGTTCTTATAGACTTGGGAAAAGTGGAGGCCATACTACCTCCTTCAGAGCAGATTCCAGGAGAAATATATAATGTAAATGATAGGATAAAAGTATATATAACAGAAGTTAAGAAAACTACTAAAGGTCCTCAAGTTTTGGTTTCCCGAACTCATTCAGGTTTAGTTAAAAGGTTATTTGAGTTAGAGGTTCCCGAAATACATGATGGAATAGTTGAGATACGAGGTATATCGAGAGAAGCTGGTTCAAGAACAAAAATAGCTGTCCATTCTGTGGATGAAAATGTCGACTCAGTTGGCGCTTGTGTAGGGCAGAGAGGAATGAGGGTTCAGGCGATAGTGGAAGAACTAAACGGTGAAAAAATAGATATTATAAAATGGAGTGAAGATCCCAGCGAATATATTTCAAACGCGTTAAGCCCTGCTAAAGTTCTAGAAGTTAGTTTTGATGAAGGAGAAAAGTTTGCGCAGGTTGTAGTAGATGATTATCAATTGTCTTTAGCTATTGGTAAGGAAGGACAAAATGCTAGATTAGCAGCAAAATTAACCGGGTGGAAAATTGATATAAAAAGCAAACCGGAGTTAGAGGAGGATTGA
- a CDS encoding YlxR family protein — protein sequence MKKRKVPQRMCISCREQKDKKELIRMVKTPDNEFMIDTTGKKPGRGAYICKNKSCLDMLKKKNLIKKHLGVELNPDAYQELEKVINGNV from the coding sequence ATGAAAAAAAGAAAGGTACCTCAGAGGATGTGTATATCCTGTAGGGAGCAAAAAGACAAAAAAGAGCTTATAAGAATGGTAAAGACTCCTGACAATGAGTTTATGATTGATACTACAGGGAAAAAACCGGGCAGAGGAGCTTATATCTGTAAAAACAAAAGTTGTTTAGATATGCTTAAGAAAAAAAATTTAATTAAAAAGCATCTTGGTGTTGAATTAAACCCAGATGCATATCAAGAGTTAGAAAAAGTGATAAATGGAAATGTATGA
- a CDS encoding ribosomal L7Ae/L30e/S12e/Gadd45 family protein, giving the protein MYDRILSLLGIYRKAGIIVSGINACKSQIKKDHVFLIILSTDIAATSLKLFKDMCSYRNIPLVQLGTRYDLGKSIGKDMRAVVGIKDKKAADKILGIILQSRRKNTMGVDIGCQK; this is encoded by the coding sequence ATGTATGATAGAATATTATCTTTGTTAGGCATATACAGAAAAGCTGGCATCATCGTATCAGGTATAAATGCATGCAAAAGCCAGATTAAAAAAGATCATGTCTTTCTCATTATTTTGAGCACAGATATAGCTGCTACATCTTTGAAATTATTTAAAGATATGTGTAGTTACAGGAATATTCCTCTTGTCCAGTTAGGGACCAGGTACGATCTGGGAAAAAGTATTGGTAAAGATATGAGAGCTGTTGTCGGTATTAAAGATAAAAAGGCGGCTGATAAAATTTTAGGAATAATACTTCAATCCCGGCGCAAAAATACAATGGGGGTGGACATAGGATGTCAAAAATAA